A genomic segment from Modestobacter roseus encodes:
- a CDS encoding acyl-CoA thioesterase yields the protein MPEVWSAPVRFAECDPQGVVFNGHYLTWADEAVAAWWRSVGLPFAETGVEQLVKAAQLEWRSPARHGDTVSVDAELERLGRTSLTVALTVRVRERVSCRVRMTYVAVADGVAVPWPDQVRALLDR from the coding sequence GTGTGGAGTGCCCCCGTCCGCTTCGCCGAGTGCGACCCGCAGGGCGTGGTCTTCAACGGCCACTACCTGACCTGGGCCGACGAGGCGGTCGCCGCCTGGTGGCGGTCCGTCGGGCTCCCGTTCGCCGAGACCGGCGTCGAGCAGCTGGTGAAGGCCGCGCAGCTGGAGTGGCGCAGCCCGGCCCGGCACGGGGACACGGTGAGCGTCGACGCCGAGCTGGAGCGGCTGGGCCGCACCAGCCTCACCGTCGCGCTCACCGTCCGGGTGCGGGAGCGGGTGAGCTGCCGGGTGCGGATGACCTACGTCGCGGTCGCCGACGGCGTCGCCGTCCCGTGGCCGGACCAGGTGCGGGCACTGCTCGACCGGTGA